One Bactrocera neohumeralis isolate Rockhampton unplaced genomic scaffold, APGP_CSIRO_Bneo_wtdbg2-racon-allhic-juicebox.fasta_v2 ctg1690, whole genome shotgun sequence DNA window includes the following coding sequences:
- the LOC126766560 gene encoding uncharacterized protein LOC126766560, producing MSSNEDSLSLYTVEQLKSWLRSLKHKTTGSKAELIVRLQKIPEELRGNFRNSMVDVDADVDCTQAIIAEKEQADEINEGASSINITEECGEFSNGIVPQYDASNQTSVEKKQKECDANEWRLLKIELELLKRECELKKMENELLMREKEQLRNSDNQTKNISNKQKFADVKELISEFSGSGECLKLWQAQLKNIQSVYQLDDNNLRALIANKLKGNALKWLHSRDDLILMPIDKFLKEMSSLFEEKTSNLMLKKKFEIRQWLTTESFREYFQEKLILANRILIGEDELVEYLIDGIPDNTLRSQAKMQRFHDKYELLEAFRNIQLPRYISKKMTADNQHEQSNNGQQTTRVVRCYNCNSVGHLASVCRKPKRELGACHVCAEVGHLAANCPQRKSRPVQHVTELMEGDEYDH from the exons ATGTCATCAAACGAGGATTCGCTTAGTTTATACACAGTTGAACAATTAAAATCATGGTTGCGTTCGCTCAAACATAAAACAACAGGTAGTAAAGCCGAACTAATTGTTCGCCTACAAAAAATTCCTGAGGAGCTTCGTGGAAATTTTCGAAACTCCATGGTTGACGTTGACGCTGACGTTGACTGTACGCAAGCCATCATTGCGGAAAAAGAACAAGCTGATGAAATCAACGAAGGAGCGAGCAGTATAAACATCACCGAGGAGTGTGGTGAATTTAGCAATGGGATTGTACCACAATATGACGCAAGTAATCAAACGAGTgttgaaaagaaacaaaaagagTGTGATGCAAACGAGTGGCGACTTTTAAAAATCGAATTAGAATTGTTGAAGCGTGAGTGTGAACTAAAGAAGATGGAAAATGAACTTCTAATGAGAGAAAAAGAACAGTTGAGAAATAGTgataatcaaacaaaaaacatttccaATAAGCAAAAGTTCGCAGATGTTAAAGAACTTATATCTGAATTTTCTGGTAGTGGTGAATGCCTTAAGCTATGGCAAGCACAACTAAAAAATATCCAGAGTGTTTACCAACTTGATGATAACAACCTAAGAGcattaattgcaaataaattaaaaggcaATGCGCTAAAGTGGTTACATTCTCGAGATGACTTGATTTTAATGCCAATCGACAAGTTCTTAAAGGAAATGAGCTCGctgtttgaagaaaaaacaagcAATTTGATGCTaaagaaaaagtttgaaatcaGGCAGTGGTTGACTACCGAATCGTTTCGAGAATATTTCCAAGAAAAACTAATTCTGGCAAATAGAATTCTAATTGGTGAAGATGAACTTGTAGAATATCTAATTGATGGTATTCCGGATAACACTTTACGTTCGCAAGCTAAAATGCAACGATTTCATGACAAATATGAATTGTTAGAAGCGTTTAGAAATATTCAATTGCCACGATATATATCAAAGAAAATGACAGCAGACAATCAACATGAGCAGTCGAATAATGGACAACAAACAACAAGAGTCGTGAGATGCTACAATTGCAACTCCGTTGGCCATTTAGCAAGTGTATGCCGAAAACCCAAACGAGAGCTTGGTGCTTGTCATGTATGCGCTGAAGTTGGCCATTTAGCAGCAAATTGTCCACAAAGGAAGAGCCGCCCTGTACAACATGTCACAGAATTGATGGAAGGCGATGAATAT GATCATTAA